A single window of Ignavibacteriota bacterium DNA harbors:
- a CDS encoding MBL fold metallo-hydrolase, protein MPKNRFTILGSGTSTGVPTIGCECPVCLSVDPRDKRLRCSLLIESEKTNVVIDTSSDFRQQMLNYNVKKLDGVVFTHHHFDHIGGFDDIRAFNFVMDKPLPIYATENTLCHLQRIYQYAFSPPEQLGGGVPMIYIFEISGNSFNIGDINFIPISMFHGNLEVLGFRIGDFAYCTDTNYIPPESLEQLKGLKVLVIDGLRFTPHPTHFSVNEALDIIDILKPEKAYLTHISHHILHQDTENNLPENVFIAYDGTKFEL, encoded by the coding sequence ATGCCCAAAAATAGATTTACTATATTGGGCTCAGGTACTTCGACGGGCGTTCCAACCATTGGTTGCGAATGCCCTGTTTGTTTATCAGTTGACCCAAGAGATAAAAGACTTCGATGCTCTCTGCTCATAGAATCAGAAAAAACAAACGTTGTAATAGATACATCTTCTGATTTTCGCCAACAGATGCTAAATTATAATGTAAAAAAACTTGATGGAGTTGTATTTACTCATCATCATTTTGACCATATCGGTGGATTTGATGATATCAGAGCATTTAATTTTGTGATGGATAAGCCTCTTCCGATATATGCAACTGAAAATACATTATGTCATCTGCAGCGAATATATCAATATGCTTTCTCTCCACCGGAGCAGCTTGGTGGCGGAGTTCCTATGATTTATATTTTTGAGATTTCCGGAAATTCATTCAATATTGGTGATATAAATTTTATACCAATCAGTATGTTTCATGGCAATCTCGAGGTTCTTGGATTTAGAATTGGTGATTTTGCTTATTGCACTGATACAAATTATATTCCCCCAGAATCACTGGAGCAGCTCAAAGGACTTAAAGTTCTGGTCATAGACGGACTGAGATTCACTCCTCATCCTACTCACTTTTCAGTCAATGAAGCACTTGATATAATTGACATACTAAAACCAGAAAAAGCATATTTGACACACATCTCTCATCATATTTTGCATCAGGATACAGAAAATAATTTGCCTGAAAATGTATTTATTGCTTATGATGGCACAAAATTTGAGCTGTAA
- a CDS encoding T9SS type A sorting domain-containing protein — MRNVYLLLVLAMMLPMSIFADIADFNAAINKPHQMIDVSEVTVTPSDVVNVKIGDYPAPQMAFNVLTQNTEYFWQSYWGGVTPIAYEPKSGTLVYISTDRERVELEGGAVTTHAHVYLHFSNDGGKSWTNERVYTLEDAMLFFPSVAVLNPTGTTNPIDFKYVVTVTAFLPEEGPQGLIYRGRGNYYLYFYGGGWDQLEFQQQLAPQSNNPGGGQQWNVNNQRMAAVSSAKGDHFYVYGTLSPQDGYQYGAYGIAYIDFTGDANPASQIPEAWNLNQFRRAEQLTSSWNAPMRLDVDVEGNVYAFFFNMFADNENYRCPAFSKSTDNGRTWSELVRMPEGLINDFVSAYNANVQLGINSYPYTDWDVVVTGVDEFSMFQRYVTAEGAAAETANWNGHIVEFSYKNNNWQPVKRVGDYFVFQNGNQYPPVAIQINTENDPIFSDEFVANFRYQELQAAKTADGNDIVVKWINYPADNIAVLATPHQLYNNFMETVDTLMTTDIMIATRGVNENQWGQYNITQDLWYNKGTYIPDVVPSASIIPVIETITQQITNPENVRVNYPYFTQNIIGDRTQGTIISGTLYTVAIAIFDSENPSVVRNDNLQRPGGLVGVSVLEQMPFALENISPNPANDVAYVNFTLENAANVRIDIVNSMGQSVKTVNLNNVQAGPHTVDVITNQLPAGAYFYTITVNGKSQTKLLNVVR; from the coding sequence ATGAGAAACGTGTACTTGTTATTAGTACTTGCAATGATGCTCCCAATGAGCATATTCGCTGATATAGCAGATTTCAATGCTGCTATAAATAAACCACATCAAATGATTGATGTTAGTGAAGTTACAGTCACTCCAAGTGATGTTGTAAATGTCAAAATCGGAGACTATCCGGCTCCTCAAATGGCATTTAATGTTTTGACCCAAAATACAGAATATTTTTGGCAGTCATATTGGGGTGGTGTTACTCCTATAGCTTACGAACCTAAGTCAGGCACTTTAGTGTATATATCCACTGACAGAGAAAGAGTAGAATTAGAAGGTGGTGCAGTAACTACTCATGCTCATGTATATTTACACTTCTCGAATGATGGTGGAAAGTCATGGACAAATGAAAGAGTTTACACATTGGAAGATGCTATGTTGTTTTTCCCTTCTGTAGCAGTTCTTAACCCAACCGGAACAACTAATCCGATAGATTTTAAATATGTTGTTACCGTTACAGCATTCCTTCCTGAAGAAGGTCCTCAGGGCTTGATTTACCGTGGTAGAGGAAATTATTATCTCTATTTCTATGGTGGCGGTTGGGATCAATTAGAATTTCAACAGCAACTTGCACCTCAGAGCAATAACCCCGGTGGTGGACAGCAGTGGAATGTGAACAACCAGCGTATGGCTGCTGTATCAAGTGCTAAAGGAGATCATTTCTATGTTTATGGAACTTTATCACCTCAGGACGGCTACCAGTATGGTGCTTATGGTATTGCATATATTGATTTCACTGGTGATGCTAATCCTGCATCACAAATTCCTGAAGCTTGGAATTTAAATCAATTCCGTAGAGCAGAGCAGCTTACAAGCTCTTGGAATGCTCCTATGAGATTGGATGTTGACGTAGAAGGTAATGTTTATGCGTTCTTCTTTAATATGTTCGCAGATAACGAAAATTACAGATGCCCTGCATTCTCAAAATCAACCGACAACGGCAGAACTTGGTCAGAGCTTGTTAGAATGCCTGAAGGTTTGATTAATGATTTTGTGTCAGCTTATAATGCTAATGTTCAGTTGGGTATTAACTCTTATCCATACACAGATTGGGATGTTGTAGTTACCGGAGTAGATGAATTCTCAATGTTCCAAAGATATGTAACAGCAGAGGGAGCAGCTGCAGAAACTGCAAACTGGAATGGCCATATAGTTGAATTTTCTTACAAAAATAATAACTGGCAACCTGTTAAAAGAGTTGGAGATTATTTTGTATTCCAGAATGGAAATCAATACCCACCTGTTGCAATACAAATCAATACTGAAAATGACCCAATTTTCTCCGATGAATTTGTGGCTAACTTCAGATATCAGGAATTGCAAGCAGCTAAAACTGCTGACGGCAATGATATTGTTGTAAAATGGATTAATTATCCTGCTGACAACATTGCTGTTCTTGCTACACCACATCAGCTCTATAATAACTTTATGGAAACTGTTGATACACTTATGACTACTGATATCATGATAGCAACTCGTGGTGTTAATGAAAATCAATGGGGACAATATAATATCACTCAGGACTTGTGGTATAATAAAGGTACTTATATTCCTGATGTAGTTCCATCAGCAAGCATAATTCCTGTAATTGAAACAATTACTCAACAAATCACAAACCCTGAAAACGTTAGAGTTAACTATCCTTACTTTACTCAGAATATCATTGGTGACAGAACTCAAGGTACTATAATTTCAGGTACTTTATATACTGTTGCAATAGCTATTTTTGACTCTGAAAACCCTTCAGTTGTTCGCAACGATAACCTGCAACGCCCTGGTGGATTAGTTGGTGTTTCTGTTTTAGAACAGATGCCTTTTGCATTGGAAAATATTTCTCCAAACCCTGCAAATGACGTTGCATATGTTAACTTTACATTAGAAAATGCTGCAAACGTTAGAATTGACATCGTTAATTCAATGGGTCAAAGTGTTAAAACTGTAAACTTGAATAATGTTCAGGCTGGTCCTCATACAGTTGATGTAATTACAAATCAATTGCCTGCAGGTGCTTACTTCTATACCATTACAGTTAATGGAAAATCACAAACTAAATTATTAAATGTTGTTCGTTAA
- a CDS encoding sigma-70 family RNA polymerase sigma factor: protein MRITKQYTNRESQSLDKYLQEIGRVELLTPENEVELAQAIKRGSGEGIRALERLVKANLRFVVSVAKQYQNQGLSLGDLINEGNLGLIKAAKRFDETRGFKFISYAVWWIRQSILQALAEQSRIVRLPLNRVGALNKIGKKFSELEQEFEREPTAAELAEQLNMSINEISETIKISGRHLSVDAPFVQGEDNRLLDVLPNEMQPPPDSELIRESLRVEVQQVLTTLSQREAEVIKLYFGLDGQTLTLEEIGEKFNLTRERVRQIKEKAIRRLRHASRSKSLRTYLG, encoded by the coding sequence ATGAGAATTACTAAACAATATACAAACCGCGAAAGTCAGTCGCTTGACAAATATTTACAGGAGATTGGAAGAGTTGAACTGCTTACTCCTGAAAATGAGGTTGAGTTAGCCCAGGCAATTAAGCGAGGAAGTGGAGAAGGCATCAGAGCTTTGGAGAGACTCGTAAAAGCTAATTTGAGATTCGTGGTTTCTGTTGCAAAACAGTACCAAAATCAGGGTCTTTCTCTTGGTGACCTTATAAATGAAGGGAACTTAGGCTTAATCAAAGCTGCCAAGAGGTTTGATGAGACACGCGGATTTAAGTTCATCTCTTATGCTGTTTGGTGGATTCGTCAGTCAATTCTTCAGGCTCTTGCTGAGCAGTCAAGAATTGTTCGTCTGCCCCTAAACCGTGTAGGTGCTCTTAACAAAATTGGGAAAAAATTCTCGGAACTCGAGCAGGAATTCGAACGTGAGCCTACTGCTGCTGAACTTGCCGAGCAGTTGAATATGAGCATTAATGAAATTTCTGAAACAATTAAGATTTCAGGACGCCACCTATCCGTAGATGCTCCATTTGTTCAGGGCGAAGACAACAGACTTCTTGACGTATTACCAAATGAAATGCAGCCACCACCTGATTCTGAACTTATCAGAGAGTCTCTCCGAGTGGAAGTGCAGCAGGTATTGACTACTCTTTCTCAAAGGGAAGCTGAAGTTATTAAATTATATTTCGGACTTGACGGTCAAACTCTTACTCTCGAAGAAATCGGCGAAAAATTCAATCTTACACGTGAACGCGTAAGGCAAATTAAGGAAAAGGCTATCAGACGTCTGCGTCATGCATCAAGGTCAAAGTCTTTAAGAACATATTTAGGTTAA
- the lipA gene encoding lipoyl synthase has product MSNTELLEVNQNFKPHNKKAKRNNPELKTTIGTRPEWLKVKAPGGDSFQNIQKLMRSKSLHTVCEEANCPNIGECWGHGTATFMILGDTCTRSCSFCAVKTGIPETVNRHEPMDVAMAVKKMGLKHTVITSVNRDELKDQGSTIWADTVLRVKELNPGITVEVLIPDFKGDLICLDRVINSNPEILNHNIETVPRLYKKIRPQAKYQRSLDVLEYCKSRGMKTKSGIMVGIGETDDEVFTLMEDLVKIKLDIMTIGQYLQPSVNHSPVDRFVTPEQFKEFKRIGELMGIPHVESGPLVRSSYHAHEHLKVNAQK; this is encoded by the coding sequence ATATCTAATACTGAACTTCTCGAAGTAAATCAAAATTTCAAACCGCATAACAAAAAAGCTAAACGAAATAATCCTGAGCTAAAAACTACAATCGGGACAAGACCCGAATGGCTTAAAGTAAAAGCTCCCGGTGGTGATTCTTTCCAAAATATTCAAAAACTTATGCGCTCGAAATCCCTGCATACTGTTTGTGAAGAAGCTAATTGCCCGAATATCGGTGAATGTTGGGGTCACGGAACAGCAACATTTATGATTTTGGGTGATACCTGTACTCGTTCATGTAGTTTTTGCGCTGTTAAAACAGGCATTCCCGAGACTGTTAACCGCCATGAACCGATGGATGTTGCTATGGCAGTAAAAAAAATGGGATTAAAACATACAGTTATTACTTCTGTTAATCGTGATGAACTTAAAGATCAGGGTTCTACAATTTGGGCTGATACTGTTTTACGAGTGAAAGAATTAAATCCGGGAATAACTGTTGAGGTTCTGATTCCCGACTTCAAGGGTGATTTAATTTGTCTTGACAGAGTAATCAACTCAAATCCTGAAATACTCAATCACAATATCGAAACGGTTCCGAGATTATACAAAAAAATCAGACCACAGGCTAAATATCAGCGTTCGCTCGATGTTCTGGAATATTGCAAAAGTAGAGGAATGAAGACAAAATCAGGTATTATGGTTGGAATTGGGGAAACTGATGATGAAGTCTTTACTTTAATGGAAGATTTAGTGAAAATAAAACTTGATATTATGACAATTGGTCAGTATCTTCAGCCATCTGTTAACCATTCTCCTGTAGACAGATTCGTCACACCTGAGCAGTTCAAAGAATTTAAGCGTATTGGTGAATTGATGGGAATTCCTCATGTAGAGTCCGGTCCACTTGTAAGAAGCTCTTATCACGCACATGAACATTTAAAAGTTAATGCCCAAAAATAG
- a CDS encoding OsmC family protein, with protein MVQIDIEYTGDLHCKVTHTPSGQTFITDAPTDNQGKGEFISPTDLTVASIGSCIATIMAIRAKNSGFDIGNLKISAYKHMVNEPYRRISKIELDFFLARKFDEKEMAILKNVVKTCPVSRSLSSEVEIVHKFIEPETEN; from the coding sequence ATGGTTCAAATTGATATAGAATATACAGGAGATCTGCATTGCAAGGTAACACATACGCCTTCAGGACAGACTTTTATTACTGACGCACCCACTGATAATCAAGGTAAAGGTGAATTTATATCACCTACTGATTTGACTGTTGCTTCGATTGGCTCATGCATTGCCACAATTATGGCAATCAGAGCTAAGAATTCAGGATTTGATATAGGCAATTTAAAAATTTCTGCTTACAAACACATGGTAAATGAGCCATACCGCAGAATTTCAAAAATTGAACTTGATTTCTTTCTTGCAAGAAAATTCGACGAAAAAGAAATGGCAATTCTGAAAAATGTTGTCAAAACTTGTCCTGTTTCAAGAAGCCTTTCAAGTGAAGTTGAAATTGTGCACAAATTTATTGAACCGGAGACTGAAAATTGA